In Candidatus Methylomirabilota bacterium, a single genomic region encodes these proteins:
- a CDS encoding ABC transporter permease gives MAPLFRMLLAQTLGELRIRWRTPAFSLTNLALPVLFFTFFGLPFARDTFPNGVSVGAYLLASFAAYAVGSVMVYGFGIGVATERGMKVDLLMRATPLPPAIAILAKVLNALAFSLLSVVVLIIYGIIVGGVRQDLTVWINVSVRLLAGSLPFIALGFAIGYSSGPTLAPALANLIFLPLSFASGLFMPLDRLPGFVQRIAPYLPTYHYGQLAWSAVGVPSEPLLTSLAWLAGYTALFMALTIRAYRREQSLKFA, from the coding sequence ATGGCCCCGCTCTTCCGGATGCTCCTCGCCCAGACGCTCGGCGAGCTACGCATCCGCTGGCGCACCCCGGCCTTCAGCCTGACGAACCTCGCGCTCCCTGTGCTCTTCTTCACCTTCTTCGGGCTGCCCTTCGCGCGCGACACCTTTCCGAACGGCGTGAGCGTGGGCGCCTATCTCCTCGCCTCGTTCGCCGCCTACGCGGTCGGCAGCGTGATGGTCTACGGCTTCGGGATCGGCGTGGCGACGGAGCGGGGCATGAAGGTCGATTTGCTGATGCGCGCGACCCCGCTGCCGCCGGCGATCGCCATTCTGGCAAAGGTGCTGAACGCGCTCGCGTTCTCCCTGCTGTCCGTCGTGGTCCTGATCATCTACGGCATCATCGTCGGTGGTGTCCGGCAGGACCTCACGGTCTGGATCAACGTCTCCGTGCGGCTCCTCGCGGGATCGCTGCCCTTCATCGCGCTGGGCTTCGCGATAGGCTACAGCTCAGGTCCCACCCTGGCGCCCGCGCTGGCGAACCTGATCTTCCTCCCGCTGTCGTTCGCCTCGGGCCTGTTCATGCCGCTCGACCGGCTCCCCGGCTTCGTCCAGCGGATCGCCCCGTACCTGCCGACCTACCACTACGGTCAGCTCGCGTGGAGCGCGGTCGGCGTCCCGTCCGAACCCCTCCTCACGAGCCTCGCCTGGCTCGCCGGCTACACCGCGCTCTTTATGGCGCTCACGATCCGGGCGTACC